One window from the genome of Roseisolibacter agri encodes:
- a CDS encoding NRAMP family divalent metal transporter, with protein sequence MSAPATAPVSAPPSSASSARDVRGALVGAAFLMATSAVGPGFLTQTALFTAQLGASFGFAILVSVLLDLAAQMTVWRVLVAAARPAPVVADAVLPGLGVALALAVSFGGLAFNVGNVAGAGLGLEALLDIPTPVGATLSAAMAVALFLVPRAGRAMDRFSAFLGLVMLALLAFVVVRAQPPLAEAVVRTVLPTRVDALAIVTIVGGTVGGYITFAGAHRLLDAGVVGVDAVPRATRAASSGILLASAVRVALFLAALGVVARGATLGTTNPPAEVFRFAAGAVGMRLFGLLMWAAAITSVVGSAYTTVSFLRAIAKPVERNARTAIVAFIVVSTAIFLLVGRPVRVLVLAGAVNGCILPLALATMVVAARRPAIVGAYRHPAWLTAVGAITAAAMAALSVRTIWQLLG encoded by the coding sequence ATGAGCGCTCCCGCGACCGCTCCCGTATCCGCACCGCCGTCGTCCGCGTCGAGCGCGCGCGACGTGCGCGGCGCGCTGGTGGGCGCCGCGTTCCTGATGGCCACGTCGGCCGTCGGGCCGGGCTTCCTCACGCAGACGGCGCTGTTCACGGCGCAGCTGGGCGCGAGCTTCGGCTTCGCGATCCTCGTGTCGGTGCTGCTGGACCTCGCGGCGCAGATGACGGTGTGGCGCGTGCTGGTGGCCGCCGCGCGCCCCGCGCCCGTCGTCGCCGACGCGGTGCTGCCGGGCCTCGGCGTCGCGCTCGCGCTCGCGGTGAGCTTCGGCGGCCTCGCGTTCAACGTCGGCAACGTGGCCGGCGCGGGATTGGGGCTCGAGGCGCTGCTCGACATCCCCACGCCCGTCGGCGCGACGCTCAGCGCGGCGATGGCGGTCGCGCTCTTCCTGGTGCCGCGCGCGGGCCGCGCGATGGACCGCTTCAGCGCGTTCCTCGGCCTCGTGATGCTGGCGCTGCTGGCGTTCGTGGTGGTGCGCGCGCAGCCGCCCCTGGCCGAGGCGGTGGTGCGCACGGTGCTGCCGACGCGCGTGGACGCGCTGGCGATCGTGACGATCGTCGGTGGCACCGTCGGCGGCTACATCACCTTCGCGGGCGCGCACCGCTTGCTGGACGCGGGCGTCGTGGGCGTGGACGCGGTGCCGCGCGCCACGCGGGCGGCGTCGAGCGGGATCCTGCTCGCCTCGGCGGTGCGCGTCGCGCTCTTCCTCGCGGCGCTCGGCGTGGTGGCGCGCGGCGCGACGCTCGGCACGACGAATCCGCCGGCCGAGGTGTTCCGCTTCGCGGCGGGCGCGGTGGGGATGCGGCTCTTCGGCCTGCTGATGTGGGCGGCCGCGATCACGTCGGTCGTCGGCTCGGCCTACACGACGGTGTCGTTCCTGCGCGCGATCGCGAAGCCCGTCGAGCGCAACGCGCGCACGGCGATCGTCGCGTTCATCGTCGTGTCGACGGCGATCTTCCTGCTCGTTGGGCGTCCGGTGCGCGTGCTGGTGCTGGCGGGCGCGGTGAACGGCTGCATCCTGCCGCTCGCGCTGGCGACGATGGTGGTCGCGGCGCGACGCCCGGCGATCGTCGGCGCGTACCGGCATCCGGCGTGGCTGACGGCCGTCGGCGCGATCACCGCGGCCGCGATGGCGGCGCTGAGCGTGCGGACGATCTGGCAGCTGCTGGGCTGA
- a CDS encoding BTAD domain-containing putative transcriptional regulator, whose translation MSSLLSAAEAAPTAPALPTNVPRALSTFVGRAREQRDLREAIARGRLVTITGPGGSGKTRLARELADALAHGADDAAARFADGVWWVDLAPLADGTDVAPAIAAVLQVNAAPGRDLLTVLAGALQARRTLLVLDNCEHVVDACAAAVEALLRAAPGLTVLATSREALAVEGEVAWLAPPLAHPGLATLAAVARAQGGLTAASLAEYDAVRLFVDRAKATLPTFALTDRNAAAVADICARLDGLPLALELAAASVGTLGVEVLAERLDDAFTVLTRGRRTAPSRQRTLRALLDWSYALLGDDERRLLRRLSVFRAGFTLEAVEAVCGEDEFEPDEEDPAALLVTGTHSIAVVRLVAALGRLVELSLLDVREEGGEVRYRLLETVRQYGAALLRGTDDAPLVRARHARWVARLAMAVEPTFWSPARGTTVERLRLDLDDIRAALAWSTGPHGDVGTALRIAGALAWFFISAGIPWEEARGWTAQVLAAVDREGIPDAERPLAERAWLGAFFYGSSGLAYFAGEPDRMLADVARALAVWETVAREPGLAPVRRVQLGRGRTIMRQIAGLAHGMQGDLPAAIREMDASVAIAEAMDEPWLAAVMRMRRALICVRGGALPQAAADYTAARAALIAVGERWFLSLCVQGMAETELALGDLAAAVRHARESAAVLRDEPDLWFLSRSLDTLAIIAAATCPDGALPRARATTAARLLGAATGLRARCGATVIGHDRERHTEVVRVVRASLSPEAYDAAVAAGEALSIDDAFALAAQADVLDDGALATPAPGATQYSIARPPASTTAAPALAVRVLGPLAIARDGEPLPPDALPTGKARELLLFLLLVPRASKEQIGLALWPDASAAQVRNNFHVTLHHLRRALGDRRWIVFDEEGYRLERAPSPDARLDADVDDVLATADALRRAARRQSPLAPDALDAARAALTRPQGELAEGVAAGDWLLEHQDRVRAAWADAMHALAQQLATAGRHDDAAETLEALLARDPLREAAHRDLMRAHAARGEGARALRHYDALTALLKREVGAAPARETAALAASIRQAH comes from the coding sequence GTGTCGTCCCTCCTGAGCGCCGCCGAAGCCGCGCCCACGGCGCCCGCCCTGCCCACCAACGTCCCGCGCGCCCTCTCGACCTTCGTCGGACGCGCGCGCGAGCAGCGCGACCTGCGCGAGGCCATTGCTCGCGGGCGCCTCGTCACCATCACGGGACCCGGCGGCTCGGGGAAGACGCGCCTCGCGCGCGAGCTGGCCGACGCGCTCGCCCACGGCGCCGACGACGCGGCCGCGCGCTTCGCCGACGGCGTCTGGTGGGTGGACCTCGCGCCGCTCGCCGACGGCACCGACGTCGCGCCCGCGATCGCCGCCGTGCTGCAGGTCAACGCCGCGCCCGGCCGCGACCTCCTGACCGTGCTGGCGGGCGCACTGCAGGCGCGCCGCACGCTGCTCGTCCTCGACAACTGCGAGCACGTCGTCGACGCCTGCGCCGCCGCCGTCGAGGCGCTGCTGCGCGCCGCGCCGGGCCTCACCGTGCTCGCCACCAGCCGCGAGGCGCTGGCCGTCGAGGGCGAGGTGGCGTGGCTCGCGCCGCCGCTCGCGCACCCGGGGCTCGCCACGCTCGCCGCGGTCGCGCGCGCCCAGGGCGGCCTGACCGCCGCCTCGCTGGCCGAGTACGACGCGGTGCGCCTGTTCGTGGACCGCGCGAAGGCGACGCTGCCCACCTTCGCGCTCACCGACCGCAACGCCGCCGCCGTCGCCGACATCTGTGCGCGGCTCGACGGCCTGCCGCTGGCCCTGGAGCTGGCCGCCGCGTCCGTGGGCACGCTCGGCGTCGAGGTGCTGGCGGAGCGCCTGGACGACGCGTTCACCGTGCTCACGCGCGGGCGCCGCACCGCGCCGTCGCGCCAGCGCACGCTGCGCGCGCTGCTCGACTGGAGCTACGCCCTGCTCGGCGACGACGAGCGGCGGCTCCTGCGCCGCCTGTCGGTGTTCCGCGCCGGCTTCACGCTGGAGGCGGTCGAGGCGGTGTGCGGCGAGGACGAGTTCGAGCCCGACGAGGAGGATCCCGCCGCGCTGCTCGTCACCGGCACGCACTCGATCGCCGTCGTGCGCCTGGTCGCGGCGCTCGGCCGGCTCGTGGAGCTGTCGCTGCTGGACGTGCGCGAGGAGGGCGGCGAGGTGCGCTACCGCCTGCTCGAGACCGTGCGGCAGTACGGCGCGGCCCTGCTGCGCGGCACCGACGACGCGCCGCTCGTGCGCGCGCGCCACGCGCGCTGGGTGGCGCGCCTCGCGATGGCCGTCGAGCCGACGTTCTGGAGCCCCGCGCGCGGCACCACCGTCGAGCGCCTGCGCCTCGACCTCGACGACATTCGGGCGGCGCTGGCATGGAGCACCGGCCCGCACGGCGACGTCGGCACCGCGCTCCGCATCGCGGGCGCGCTGGCGTGGTTCTTCATCTCGGCCGGCATCCCGTGGGAGGAGGCGCGCGGCTGGACCGCGCAGGTGCTCGCCGCGGTCGACCGCGAGGGGATCCCCGACGCCGAGCGCCCGCTGGCGGAGCGCGCGTGGCTCGGCGCGTTCTTCTACGGGAGCTCGGGGCTCGCCTACTTCGCGGGCGAGCCCGATCGCATGCTGGCCGACGTCGCGCGCGCGCTCGCCGTCTGGGAGACCGTCGCGCGCGAGCCGGGGCTCGCGCCCGTGCGCCGCGTGCAGCTCGGGCGCGGCCGCACGATCATGCGGCAGATCGCGGGGCTCGCGCACGGCATGCAGGGCGACCTGCCCGCGGCGATCCGCGAGATGGACGCGTCGGTCGCGATCGCCGAGGCGATGGACGAGCCGTGGCTGGCGGCCGTGATGCGCATGCGCCGCGCGCTGATCTGCGTGCGCGGCGGCGCGCTGCCGCAGGCGGCGGCCGACTACACCGCGGCGCGCGCGGCGCTCATCGCCGTCGGCGAGCGCTGGTTCCTCTCGCTCTGCGTGCAGGGGATGGCCGAGACGGAGCTCGCGCTCGGCGACCTCGCGGCGGCGGTGCGCCACGCGCGCGAGAGCGCGGCGGTGCTGCGCGACGAGCCCGATCTCTGGTTCCTCTCGCGGTCGCTCGACACGCTCGCCATCATCGCCGCCGCGACGTGCCCCGACGGCGCGCTGCCACGGGCGCGCGCGACGACGGCGGCGCGCCTGCTGGGCGCGGCCACGGGGCTGCGCGCGCGCTGCGGCGCGACGGTCATCGGCCACGACCGCGAGCGCCACACGGAGGTCGTGCGGGTCGTGCGCGCGTCGCTGTCTCCCGAGGCGTACGACGCGGCCGTCGCGGCGGGCGAGGCGCTCTCGATCGACGACGCGTTCGCGCTCGCGGCGCAGGCGGACGTGCTGGACGACGGCGCGCTCGCGACGCCGGCGCCCGGCGCCACGCAGTACTCGATCGCGCGCCCGCCCGCGAGCACCACCGCCGCGCCGGCGCTCGCGGTGCGCGTGCTCGGCCCGCTGGCGATCGCGCGCGACGGCGAGCCGCTGCCGCCCGACGCGCTGCCCACGGGCAAGGCGCGCGAGCTGCTGCTCTTCCTGCTGCTGGTGCCGCGCGCGAGCAAGGAGCAGATCGGCCTCGCGCTCTGGCCCGACGCGTCGGCCGCGCAGGTGCGCAACAACTTCCACGTCACGCTCCACCACCTGCGCCGCGCGCTCGGCGACCGGCGGTGGATCGTGTTCGACGAGGAGGGCTACCGGCTGGAGCGCGCGCCGTCGCCCGACGCGCGGCTGGACGCGGACGTGGACGACGTGCTGGCGACCGCGGACGCGCTGCGCCGCGCCGCGCGCCGGCAGTCGCCGCTGGCGCCCGACGCGCTGGACGCCGCGCGCGCGGCGCTCACGCGCCCACAGGGCGAGCTGGCCGAGGGCGTGGCCGCGGGCGACTGGCTGCTGGAGCACCAGGACCGCGTGCGCGCCGCGTGGGCCGACGCGATGCACGCGCTCGCGCAGCAGCTGGCCACCGCCGGCCGCCACGACGACGCGGCCGAGACGCTGGAGGCGCTGCTGGCGCGCGATCCGCTGCGCGAGGCCGCGCACCGCGACCTGATGCGCGCCCACGCGGCACGCGGCGAGGGGGCGCGCGCACTCCGCCACTACGACGCCCTGACGGCGCTGCTGAAGCGCGAGGTGGGGGCGGCGCCGGCGCGCGAGACGGCGGCGCTGGCGGCGTCGATCCGGCAAGCCCACTGA
- a CDS encoding SRPBCC family protein, whose protein sequence is MFAVETTLVLPQSAPTIFAVASALAQAPRWRAGVMAVAEAATVPAEGAVLAFRALGGRHALATRVLACEPPRHVSWRSRCAAFVLDVALSLEDAREGTRVTYHCGLSLTGDDVLPSGHATALRRLLVRRAPRDLERLSGLVADLAPVAVTV, encoded by the coding sequence GTGTTCGCCGTCGAGACCACGCTCGTCCTCCCCCAGTCCGCCCCGACGATCTTCGCGGTCGCCAGCGCGCTCGCCCAGGCGCCGCGGTGGCGCGCCGGCGTCATGGCGGTCGCGGAGGCGGCCACCGTGCCCGCCGAGGGGGCCGTGCTCGCCTTCCGCGCGCTCGGCGGCCGCCACGCCCTCGCCACGCGCGTCCTCGCGTGCGAGCCGCCGCGCCACGTCTCCTGGCGCAGCCGCTGCGCCGCCTTCGTGCTCGACGTCGCGCTGTCGCTGGAGGACGCCCGCGAGGGGACGCGCGTGACCTACCACTGCGGCCTCTCGCTCACCGGCGACGACGTGCTGCCCAGTGGGCACGCGACCGCGCTCCGCCGCCTCCTCGTGCGCCGCGCGCCGCGCGACCTGGAGCGCCTGAGCGGGTTGGTCGCCGACCTCGCGCCGGTGGCCGTCACGGTCTGA
- a CDS encoding alpha-hydroxy-acid oxidizing protein, which translates to MSAPSDLLAAGAMPHVPHGLAMQLQAYDPARAAEPLPPVSPEEWERRAREVLADGPFGYVAGGAGAEDTMRANRAAFARRSLVPRMLRDVSRRDLGVELLGHRLPAPVVLAPIGVLGILHAEGELAPARAAAAEGVPFVLSTVSSVPMEQVAAAMDGVRAGAPRWFQLYPARSRDVMASLVARAERAGYTAVVVTLDTTMLGWRETDLRNRYLPFLQGQGLANYLSDPAFRALLPVPPEQDPRAAVQAFLGTYVHPGFSWDDLAFVRASTRLPLLLKGILHPDDARRALDAGVDGVIVSNHGGRQVDGAIGALDALPAVVEAVGTRAPVLMDSGIRRGADVLKALALGARAVGFGRPYAYALAAAGEAGVRHALRCLLADLDLALGLCGQASVADVDASLLA; encoded by the coding sequence ATGTCCGCGCCTTCCGATCTCCTCGCCGCCGGTGCGATGCCCCACGTGCCTCACGGCCTCGCGATGCAGCTGCAGGCCTACGATCCCGCGCGCGCGGCCGAGCCGCTGCCGCCGGTGTCGCCCGAGGAGTGGGAGCGACGCGCGCGCGAGGTGCTGGCCGATGGGCCGTTCGGCTACGTCGCGGGCGGCGCGGGCGCCGAGGACACGATGCGCGCCAACCGCGCGGCGTTCGCGCGCCGTTCCCTCGTGCCACGCATGCTGCGCGACGTCTCGCGCCGCGACCTCGGCGTCGAGCTCCTCGGCCACCGGCTTCCCGCGCCGGTCGTGCTCGCGCCCATCGGCGTGCTCGGCATCCTCCACGCGGAGGGCGAGCTGGCGCCCGCGCGCGCCGCGGCCGCGGAGGGCGTGCCCTTCGTGCTCAGCACCGTCAGCTCGGTGCCGATGGAGCAGGTCGCGGCGGCGATGGACGGCGTGCGCGCGGGCGCGCCGCGCTGGTTCCAGCTCTATCCCGCGCGAAGCCGCGACGTGATGGCGAGCCTCGTCGCGCGCGCCGAGCGTGCGGGCTACACGGCCGTCGTCGTCACGCTCGACACGACGATGCTCGGCTGGCGCGAGACGGACCTGCGCAACCGCTACCTCCCGTTCCTGCAGGGACAGGGCCTCGCGAACTACCTGAGCGATCCGGCGTTCCGCGCGCTGCTCCCCGTCCCGCCCGAGCAGGACCCGCGCGCCGCGGTGCAGGCGTTCCTCGGCACGTACGTGCATCCGGGCTTCTCGTGGGACGACCTGGCGTTCGTGCGCGCGAGCACGCGGCTGCCGCTGCTGCTGAAGGGGATCCTGCATCCGGACGACGCGCGGCGCGCGCTGGACGCGGGCGTGGACGGCGTGATCGTCAGCAACCACGGCGGACGGCAGGTGGACGGCGCGATCGGCGCGCTCGACGCGCTGCCGGCGGTCGTGGAGGCGGTGGGCACGCGTGCGCCGGTGCTGATGGACTCCGGCATCCGCCGCGGCGCCGACGTGCTGAAGGCGCTCGCCCTCGGGGCCCGCGCGGTGGGCTTCGGGCGGCCGTACGCGTACGCGCTGGCCGCCGCGGGCGAGGCGGGCGTGCGGCACGCGCTGCGGTGCCTGCTGGCGGACCTCGATCTCGCGCTGGGACTGTGCGGGCAGGCGTCCGTCGCCGACGTGGACGCGTCGCTGCTCGCGTAG
- a CDS encoding exo-beta-N-acetylmuramidase NamZ family protein codes for MRSPLAPSIARAAAAVAFLTVAAATTAGAQAAPRVQKDPASATVEGALQQGVVPGVEVLLRDSLHLLRGKRVGLITNHSGRDRAGTSTIDLLYRAPGVKLVALFAPEHGIRGAADAGAKIATTRDSATGIPIYSLYGQRNTPSDSMLRDVDVLVYDIQDVGARVYTYVWTMALSADSANKPFIVLDRPDPVRADRVDGGMLDPKYRSFVGQFPVALRYGLTPGELLRYLQGTKQIALPSVTVVPMRHYTRAQWWDATGLPWVNPSPNLRDLEATIIYTGTVFFEGTNLSEGRGTDAPFRVAGAPWLTDAGAIAAALNARNLPGVRFDSTSKTVAAGQKHGGLTIPVVQVHVTDRERVVPVEVGAWMLREIAARHPQELVWREAHMDRLAGDTRLRTAVTTSDAAVTALLRAFADESRRFQDATRPYWLYR; via the coding sequence ATGCGCTCGCCACTCGCTCCCTCGATCGCGCGCGCCGCCGCGGCGGTCGCGTTCCTCACCGTCGCTGCCGCGACCACCGCCGGTGCGCAGGCCGCGCCGCGCGTGCAGAAGGACCCTGCCTCCGCCACCGTCGAGGGCGCGCTGCAGCAGGGCGTCGTCCCCGGCGTCGAGGTGCTGCTCCGCGACTCGCTGCACCTGCTGCGCGGCAAGCGCGTGGGGCTCATCACCAACCATTCGGGGCGCGACCGCGCGGGCACCAGCACCATCGACCTGCTGTACCGTGCGCCGGGCGTGAAGCTCGTGGCGCTGTTCGCGCCGGAGCACGGCATCCGCGGCGCCGCCGACGCGGGCGCGAAGATCGCCACCACGCGCGACAGCGCGACCGGGATCCCGATCTACTCGCTCTACGGCCAGCGCAACACGCCGTCGGACTCGATGCTGCGCGACGTCGACGTGCTCGTGTACGACATCCAGGACGTCGGCGCGCGCGTCTACACCTACGTGTGGACGATGGCGCTGTCGGCCGACTCGGCGAACAAGCCGTTCATCGTGCTCGACCGCCCGGATCCCGTGCGCGCCGACCGGGTCGACGGCGGGATGCTCGACCCGAAGTATCGCTCGTTCGTCGGGCAGTTCCCGGTCGCGCTGCGCTACGGCCTGACGCCGGGCGAGCTGCTGCGCTACCTGCAGGGCACGAAGCAGATCGCGCTGCCGTCAGTGACCGTCGTTCCGATGCGCCACTACACGCGCGCGCAGTGGTGGGACGCGACCGGCCTGCCGTGGGTCAACCCGTCGCCGAACCTCCGCGACCTCGAGGCGACCATCATCTACACGGGCACCGTCTTCTTCGAGGGCACGAACCTGAGCGAGGGGCGCGGCACCGACGCGCCGTTCCGCGTCGCGGGCGCGCCGTGGCTGACCGACGCGGGCGCGATCGCCGCCGCGCTCAACGCGCGCAACCTCCCCGGCGTGCGCTTCGACTCGACGTCCAAGACGGTCGCCGCGGGGCAGAAGCACGGCGGGCTGACGATCCCGGTGGTGCAGGTGCACGTGACCGACCGCGAGCGCGTCGTCCCGGTGGAGGTGGGCGCGTGGATGCTGCGCGAGATCGCGGCGCGCCATCCGCAGGAGCTCGTGTGGCGCGAGGCGCACATGGACCGGCTGGCGGGCGACACGCGGCTGCGCACCGCGGTGACGACGAGCGACGCGGCGGTGACCGCGCTGCTGCGCGCCTTCGCCGACGAGTCGCGCCGCTTCCAGGACGCGACGCGGCCGTACTGGCTGTACCGGTGA
- a CDS encoding RDD family protein, with translation MTHSTLDRTPMSSPYQKAPLGRRFAASLLDGLIAFAGLLLLGGWFAWRAANADEGALSASLLLGFLAALVWALWYTHAKDGLDEGQSWGKRALDLMVVHLPTDLPCSMWQSTVRKLIWDGLCVIPLVGPLVEPATAVFHPEGRRLGDRVADTQVVRVEEYERRRMG, from the coding sequence ATGACGCACTCGACGCTCGACCGCACGCCGATGTCGTCGCCCTACCAGAAGGCGCCGCTCGGCCGCCGCTTCGCGGCCAGCCTGCTCGACGGCCTGATCGCGTTCGCGGGGCTGCTGCTGCTCGGCGGCTGGTTCGCCTGGCGCGCCGCGAACGCCGACGAAGGCGCGCTGTCGGCGTCGCTCCTCCTCGGGTTCCTCGCGGCGCTCGTGTGGGCGCTCTGGTACACGCACGCGAAGGACGGGCTGGACGAGGGCCAGAGCTGGGGCAAGCGGGCGCTCGACCTGATGGTCGTGCACCTGCCGACGGACCTGCCGTGCTCGATGTGGCAGTCGACGGTGCGGAAGCTGATCTGGGACGGGCTGTGCGTGATCCCGCTCGTGGGCCCGCTCGTCGAGCCGGCGACGGCGGTGTTCCACCCCGAGGGGCGGCGCCTCGGCGACCGGGTGGCGGACACGCAGGTGGTGCGCGTGGAGGAGTACGAGCGGCGGCGCATGGGGTGA
- a CDS encoding phosphotransferase family protein, which produces MDAITDARWPRTYADAAARVRPHVPADAALEPIGQGDHSLAFRCGATVVRVARSSEAADALQREACTMARIADQLPVAVPRPTFARPGDRCAFSVHDEVTGVVLTRGRWLRLRAAKRERAAAELAGFLAALHELPVAVVRRCGLPVLTRAAYARRLREASGRGLHALLAADVRERLDATLAAWARDEDDAASVVLHRDLSPDHVLHDPASGRITGILDFGDLAIGDPARDLIFLREDHGEEMLDAVLRRYPHGRPAVLAPRVRAWGLLEALAWTLGHHAARRRAAVQQGLAAIAGALDDVLAPPARGA; this is translated from the coding sequence GTGGACGCGATCACGGACGCGCGCTGGCCGCGCACGTACGCGGACGCCGCGGCGCGCGTGCGCCCGCACGTACCCGCCGACGCCGCGCTCGAGCCCATCGGGCAGGGCGACCACAGCCTCGCGTTCCGCTGCGGCGCGACCGTCGTGCGCGTGGCGCGCAGCAGCGAGGCGGCCGACGCGCTGCAGCGCGAGGCGTGCACGATGGCGCGCATCGCGGACCAGCTGCCCGTCGCCGTCCCGCGGCCGACCTTCGCGCGGCCCGGCGACCGGTGCGCGTTCAGCGTGCACGACGAGGTCACGGGCGTCGTGCTCACGCGCGGGCGCTGGCTGCGGCTGCGCGCCGCGAAGCGCGAGCGGGCGGCCGCGGAGCTCGCGGGCTTCCTCGCCGCGCTGCACGAGCTGCCCGTCGCGGTGGTACGGCGGTGCGGGCTGCCGGTGCTGACGCGCGCCGCGTACGCGCGCCGGCTGCGCGAGGCGTCGGGGCGCGGGCTGCACGCGCTGCTCGCGGCGGACGTGCGCGAGCGGCTGGACGCGACGCTCGCGGCGTGGGCGCGGGACGAGGACGACGCGGCGTCGGTCGTGCTGCACCGCGACCTCTCGCCCGACCACGTGCTGCACGATCCGGCGAGCGGGCGCATCACGGGCATCCTCGACTTCGGCGACCTCGCGATCGGCGATCCCGCGCGCGACCTGATCTTCCTGCGCGAGGACCACGGCGAGGAGATGCTGGACGCGGTGCTGCGGCGCTATCCGCACGGACGTCCGGCCGTCCTCGCGCCGCGCGTGCGCGCGTGGGGCCTGCTGGAGGCGCTCGCGTGGACGCTCGGCCACCACGCGGCCCGGCGGCGCGCGGCGGTGCAGCAGGGGCTCGCGGCGATCGCGGGCGCGCTGGACGACGTGCTTGCCCCGCCGGCGCGCGGGGCGTAG
- a CDS encoding GNAT family N-acetyltransferase, whose amino-acid sequence MLDHQAIARRVPDVPRWVEARAFLRWERCALFGVRESPALAFALWDAPTSSLIVYGRPSHDAVRDAAACSTGAASAVVAPEDADWLAALLPGWVRSRAILHLLRDPARLPAPNDGGVRLLDPSAIATLDVPDELRDELAVGATRAPIAASHADGVPVAFCYAGAITESLWDVAIDTLASHRRQGHAGRCAAWMIRHLRARGLQPVWAADAANPPSWRLAAKLGFAAVDEVALLEQG is encoded by the coding sequence ATGCTCGACCACCAGGCGATCGCCCGGCGCGTGCCCGACGTCCCGCGCTGGGTCGAGGCGCGCGCCTTCCTGCGGTGGGAGCGGTGTGCGCTGTTCGGCGTGCGCGAGTCGCCCGCGCTGGCGTTCGCGCTGTGGGACGCGCCGACGTCGTCGCTCATCGTCTACGGCCGGCCGTCGCACGACGCCGTGCGCGACGCGGCGGCGTGCAGCACCGGCGCCGCGAGCGCCGTCGTGGCGCCGGAGGACGCCGACTGGCTGGCCGCGCTGCTGCCCGGCTGGGTGCGGTCGCGCGCGATCCTGCACCTGCTGCGCGATCCCGCGCGGCTCCCCGCGCCCAACGACGGCGGCGTGCGCCTGCTCGACCCGTCGGCCATCGCGACGCTCGACGTGCCCGACGAGCTGCGCGACGAGCTGGCCGTGGGCGCCACGCGCGCGCCCATCGCCGCCAGCCACGCCGACGGCGTGCCGGTCGCGTTCTGCTACGCGGGCGCGATCACGGAGTCGCTGTGGGACGTCGCGATCGACACGCTCGCGTCCCACCGCCGGCAGGGCCACGCCGGCCGCTGCGCGGCGTGGATGATCCGCCACCTGCGGGCGCGTGGGCTGCAGCCCGTGTGGGCGGCCGACGCGGCGAACCCGCCGTCGTGGCGCCTGGCCGCGAAGCTCGGCTTCGCGGCGGTGGACGAGGTCGCGCTCCTCGAGCAGGGCTGA
- a CDS encoding YqjF family protein has protein sequence MTPRAFLTAEWRHLVMLSWEVAPEVLRPRVPAGTTLDLWHGRALVSVVGFRFLRTRVLGLPIPGHRDFDEVNLRFYVRREMPDGEVRRGVTFVRELVPRAAIALVARLAYAEPYRAVPMRSTVPAGEMTDDPGRIVYAWRPARGAPWERVAATAVGAPRVPGPDDEARFVTEHYWGYTPQRDGGTVEYRVEHPAWRVWDVAAPELVADVARLYGAGFVSALAGPPSSAFVADGSPVTVYRPRRVDARARLQTPRHP, from the coding sequence ATGACCCCCCGCGCGTTCCTGACGGCCGAGTGGCGCCACCTCGTGATGCTGAGCTGGGAGGTCGCGCCGGAGGTGCTGCGCCCGCGGGTGCCGGCCGGCACGACGCTCGACCTCTGGCACGGGCGCGCGCTCGTCAGCGTCGTCGGCTTCCGCTTCCTGCGCACGCGCGTGCTCGGCCTGCCGATCCCGGGGCATCGCGACTTCGACGAGGTCAACCTCCGCTTCTACGTGCGGCGCGAGATGCCCGACGGCGAGGTGCGCCGCGGCGTCACGTTCGTGCGCGAGCTGGTGCCGCGCGCCGCGATCGCGCTCGTGGCGCGGCTGGCGTACGCGGAGCCGTACCGCGCCGTGCCGATGCGCAGCACTGTACCCGCGGGCGAGATGACCGATGATCCGGGCCGGATCGTCTACGCGTGGCGGCCGGCGCGCGGCGCGCCGTGGGAGCGCGTCGCCGCGACCGCCGTCGGCGCGCCGCGCGTCCCCGGCCCCGACGACGAGGCGCGCTTCGTCACGGAGCACTACTGGGGCTACACGCCGCAGCGCGACGGCGGTACGGTGGAGTACCGCGTCGAGCATCCGGCGTGGCGCGTGTGGGACGTCGCGGCGCCGGAGCTGGTGGCCGACGTGGCGCGGCTCTACGGAGCCGGGTTCGTGTCCGCGCTCGCGGGGCCGCCGTCGTCCGCGTTCGTGGCCGACGGCTCGCCCGTCACCGTGTACCGCCCGCGGCGCGTCGACGCGCGGGCCCGACTCCAGACTCCGAGGCATCCGTGA
- a CDS encoding DUF3224 domain-containing protein — MTDHARGTFDVTLTPQATDDDGSGVPLGRLSIDKRFHGPLDATSRGEMLSARTATPGSAGYVAIERVTGTLAGRRGSFVLQHTGVMTRGAPQLTVAVVPDSGTGELAGLSGTMDIIVSPGKHEYDFRYAFADAG; from the coding sequence GTGACCGACCACGCGCGCGGCACGTTCGACGTGACGCTCACCCCGCAGGCCACCGACGACGACGGCAGCGGCGTGCCCCTCGGCCGCCTCTCGATCGACAAGCGGTTCCACGGCCCGCTCGACGCCACCAGCCGCGGCGAGATGCTGAGCGCGCGCACCGCGACGCCGGGCTCCGCGGGCTACGTCGCGATCGAGCGCGTCACGGGCACGCTGGCCGGCCGGCGCGGCAGCTTCGTGCTGCAGCACACCGGCGTGATGACGCGCGGCGCGCCGCAGCTCACCGTCGCCGTCGTTCCCGACTCGGGCACCGGGGAGCTCGCGGGCCTCTCGGGGACGATGGACATCATCGTCAGCCCCGGGAAGCACGAGTACGACTTCCGCTACGCGTTCGCGGACGCGGGCTGA